The following nucleotide sequence is from Micromonospora sp. WMMD1120.
GGCAGGGTGAGGCCGCCGGCCACGCCGAAGACCAGCATCGCGGGGAGGACGTCCGCGACGTAGCCGCCGTCGGCGGGCAGCCGGGCCAGCAGGAGGAAGCCGACGGTCGCCAGGACGAGCCCGGCCAGCAGCACGGTCCGGGCGCTCCACCGGGCGATCAGCCGACCGGCCAGACCGAGCGACACCACGGCGATCACGACCGGAGTGGGCAGGAAGGCCCAGCCGGTCGCCGCCGCGTCCAGCCCGAGCACCAGTTGCAGCTCCACGGCGAGCAGGAACTGGAAACCGAAGTACGCGCAGACCATGAGGAACTGCACAGCGTTCGCGGCCACCAGGCCCGGGACACGCAGCACCCGGGCCGGGACCAGCGGGGCCGCCGCGACCCGCTGACGCGCCGCGAACCCGCCGAGCAGCAGCGCCGCGACTGCCGCCGCGCCGAGGGTCCGTGGGCTGGTCCAGCCGTGCTCACCCGTACCCACGATGGCCAGGACGGCGGCCATCAGGCCGGCGGTGGCGAGCAGCGCGCCGGGCAGGTCCAGGCCGGACCGCGGGCCGACACCGCGCTCGGCGGGGAGCCGGCGGAGGGCGGCGATCAGGATGATCGCCCCGATCGGCAGGTTGACCAGGAAGATCGCCCGCCACCCGGCCACCTCCGTGAGCACCCCGCCGGCGAGGGTGCCGATCGACGCGCCGGCCGCACCGGTGAAGCTGAAGACGGCGATGGCGCGGGCGCGTTCGGCCGGCTCGGGATAGAGCCGGACGATCATGCCGAGGCTGACCGCCATGGCCAGCGCGCCACCGACCCCCTGGGCGAACCGCGCGGCCACCAGCAGGGCCGGCCCGGTGGCGGCCGCGCAGGCCAGCGACGCCAGCGTGAATAGCGCGACGCCGGACAGGAAGACGCCCCGGCGGCCCAGCAGGTCGCCGAGCCGGCCGGCGAGCAGCAGGAGCCCACCGAACGCGACAAGGTAGGCATTGACCACCCAGGCCAGGCCCGCCGCGGTGAAACCCAGGTCCCGCTGTACGGCCGGCAGCGCCACCGCGACGACTGTGCCATCGAGAATGACCATCAGGCTGCCGGCACAGAGCACCAGCAGCGCGGGCCAGCGGGATGGGACGATCTGCTCCACGAAATCCCTCCTAAGTGCATTGTTTGTTACCGAGGTCATCGTCTGTGACCATGAGCCGGAGCGGAAGGAGGCACTGTGATGTCCCAGAGGAACAGCGATGTGTCCGCGCAGGTCAGGGCCGAGGTGACCTGTGCGGCCGAGAACGTGCCGTTCACTCCTGGGCAGGCACGGGCCTGCACCGTCCGCGAGGTGCTGGACCGGGTCGGCGGCAAGTGGAGCATCGGCATCCTGGTGGCCGCCTCGCACGGGCCGGTGCGCTTCACCGAGTTGGAGCGGCACGTGGAGGGGATCAGCCGGCGGATGCTCACCCTGACGCTGCGGCAACTGGAGCGCGACGGCCTGCTGCACCGGACCGTCTACCCGACCGTGCCACCCAAGGTCGAATACACGGCGACCCCGATGGCGCTGGAGCTGTACGAGTCGCTGGTGGCCCTGACCAACTGGGCCGAGCGGCACCGACGGGCCATCGCCGAGGCGCGGACCAGGTACGACGCCGAGCACGGCGGCTAAACGACCCCGGGGTGTGGTGAACGCCACCACCGTTCTCTGACCGATCGGTCAGGGTCTGACCGATCGGTCAGGCATGCTGGTTCGCGGGAGGTGGACCGGTCATGGCCAGAGCGGTGTCGGAGACGCACGGCGAGATCCTCGCCGCGGCGGCGCGGCGGTTCGCGGTGACCGGCTACCGGGGCACCTCGCTCCAGGACATCGCCGGAGAGGTGGGCTGCTCCAAGGCCACCGTGCTCTACCACTTCGCCAACAAGGAAGCCCTGCTCGCCGAGCTGATGGCACCCGCGATCGGCGTGCTGCGCGACCTCGACGACCAGCTCACCGGCCTGACCGGCGCGGCCGCCCAGGCGGCCGCCGCGGAGGGCTTCGTCGACCTCGCCGTCCGGTTCCGGCGGGAGATCGCGGTGCTGCGCGGCGAGTTTCCCGAACTGCTCTGCCAGCCGGCCTTCGCGCACATCCAACAGATCTCCGACCGGCTGCGCGACGCGCTGGCCGGCAACTCCGACCGGCCGGGCGCCCGGGTCGCCGCGCTGGTGCTGCTCGCCGGCATCTCCGAGGCGTGCGCCGAGTTCGCCGACATCACCGACGACGACCTGCGCGCCGCCCTGCTCGCCCTCGTCCGACGGGCCGTCGAGCCCGTCGAAGCACCAGTGCCCCATCCACCCACGACAGAGGACAAGGACTCCTGATGGCCACCCTGCTCTACCGGCTCGGCCGGGGCGCGTTGCGCCGGCGACGGCTCGTTGTCGCGCTCTGGCTCGTCGTACTCGTCGCCGCCGGACTGGCCGCGGCGACCCTGCGCGGCCCGACGGCGAGCAACTTCACCATGCCCGGCACCGAGAGTCAGCGGGCGCTCGACCTGCTGGCCGAGCAGTTCCCCGCGGCCAGCGGCGCCACCGGCACCATCACGGTCAAGGCGCCGGCCGACGGGCAACTGGCCACCCCGCAGGGCCAGGCGGTGGTGCAGGAGCTGGTCCAGCAGGCCTCGACGCTGCCCGGCGTGGTCGGCGCGGTCAACCCGCTCCAGGTCGGCGCGGTCACCCCCAACGGCCGGTACGCGCTGATCCAGGTCCAGTTCGCCAGCGGCGGGGACGACGTGACCGACGCGCAGCGGACCGCGTACGAGCAGGTGGGCGCGGCGGCGAAGGCGCAGGGTTGGCAGGTCGCCCCGGGCGGCGAGGTGCTCGGCGGTGAGCCGGAGATCGGCTCCACCGAGGCGCTCGGCGTCCTGGTCGCCGCCATCGTCCTGATCGTCACGTTCGGGTCCCTGGTCGCCGCCGGGATGACGATGCTCAACGCGCTGATCGGCGTCGGCGTCGGCATGGCCGGGCTGTTCGCGCTCAGCGGCACCATCCAGCTCACCAGCACCGCGCCGATCCTGGCGCTGATGCTCGGCCTCGCGGTCGGCATCGACTACTCGCTGTTCATCACCTCCCGGCACCGGCAGAACCTGCTCGACGGCCTGTCGCCGGAGGAGGCGGTCGGCCGGGCCGTGGGCACCGCCGGCTCGGCGGTGGTCTTCGCCGGCGCGACGGTGGTCATCGCGCTGGCCGGGCTCGCGGTGGTGGACATCCCGTTCCTCACCGTGATGGGTCTCGCCGCCGCCGGCACCGTCACCGTGGCCGTCCTCGTCGCGATCACCCTCCAGCCGGCCCTGCTCGGCTTCGCCGGGCGTCGGGTGCTGCCCCGCCGCCTGCGCGCGCTCGCCGCCGACGCGACGCCGGCCGCCGACCCGACGCCGGGCACGGACGGCACGTCCGCCACCGACGTGGACGGCGTCGAC
It contains:
- a CDS encoding MFS transporter → MEQIVPSRWPALLVLCAGSLMVILDGTVVAVALPAVQRDLGFTAAGLAWVVNAYLVAFGGLLLLAGRLGDLLGRRGVFLSGVALFTLASLACAAATGPALLVAARFAQGVGGALAMAVSLGMIVRLYPEPAERARAIAVFSFTGAAGASIGTLAGGVLTEVAGWRAIFLVNLPIGAIILIAALRRLPAERGVGPRSGLDLPGALLATAGLMAAVLAIVGTGEHGWTSPRTLGAAAVAALLLGGFAARQRVAAAPLVPARVLRVPGLVAANAVQFLMVCAYFGFQFLLAVELQLVLGLDAAATGWAFLPTPVVIAVVSLGLAGRLIARWSARTVLLAGLVLATVGFLLLARLPADGGYVADVLPAMLVFGVAGGLTLPAVTTLAMAGATDADAGLASGLVNTTQQVGGAVGLAALATLAAARSDGLRAAGWAETDALAGGYRTAFAVAAGLVLAALLVALTTLPRRPAGPAPADASSGSEPVRPVPADEPAGPPPGDEPGASSVVGAGTDSYRSGASG
- a CDS encoding TetR/AcrR family transcriptional regulator, whose product is MARAVSETHGEILAAAARRFAVTGYRGTSLQDIAGEVGCSKATVLYHFANKEALLAELMAPAIGVLRDLDDQLTGLTGAAAQAAAAEGFVDLAVRFRREIAVLRGEFPELLCQPAFAHIQQISDRLRDALAGNSDRPGARVAALVLLAGISEACAEFADITDDDLRAALLALVRRAVEPVEAPVPHPPTTEDKDS
- a CDS encoding helix-turn-helix domain-containing protein, coding for MMSQRNSDVSAQVRAEVTCAAENVPFTPGQARACTVREVLDRVGGKWSIGILVAASHGPVRFTELERHVEGISRRMLTLTLRQLERDGLLHRTVYPTVPPKVEYTATPMALELYESLVALTNWAERHRRAIAEARTRYDAEHGG